One part of the Aurantibacillus circumpalustris genome encodes these proteins:
- the porQ gene encoding type IX secretion system protein PorQ has translation MKKIALLISVFVALKSFSQIGGTKTYRFLDIPMTARAAALGGSNMSIWGDDVNLLHSNPSLLNNGMTKQVGFNYCNYVGDMNFFYLAYAHNLKQNGTAAISVQTYNYGNFDGYDELGQKTNTFKANDNCLNLNYAKPLADSMFNVGIALKTIISQYDVYKSFGNAIDFGVTFHNKKALTISLLVKNVGFIWKDYTTGREKEKLPQTVQLGISKKLVKAPFRLFLVYDQLLKWNLNYVSPIDTTGKSSQLNFSQTSQDSSSFQRFKVKAGKFGDNFMRHIVIGTEIVLSKNFNLRVAYNYRRQKEMTLPERRGFNALSFGFGFKVKRFALSYSFSKMAFPGSAHIFGLTYGW, from the coding sequence TTGAAAAAGATAGCACTTCTTATATCTGTTTTTGTTGCCCTTAAAAGCTTTTCGCAAATTGGCGGAACAAAAACTTACCGATTTCTTGATATTCCTATGACAGCAAGGGCAGCAGCGCTTGGTGGAAGTAATATGAGTATTTGGGGCGACGATGTCAACCTGCTTCACAGTAACCCTTCGCTTCTAAATAATGGAATGACGAAACAGGTAGGCTTCAATTACTGCAATTATGTTGGTGATATGAATTTTTTTTATTTGGCGTACGCTCATAATCTCAAACAAAACGGCACAGCAGCAATTAGCGTTCAAACATATAATTATGGGAATTTTGATGGTTATGACGAATTAGGACAAAAAACAAACACATTTAAAGCGAATGATAATTGCTTAAATCTTAATTACGCTAAACCATTGGCAGATTCAATGTTTAATGTTGGTATCGCGTTAAAAACCATTATTTCTCAGTATGATGTGTACAAATCTTTTGGAAATGCAATTGATTTTGGTGTGACTTTTCACAATAAAAAAGCACTCACTATTAGTTTATTGGTTAAAAATGTAGGTTTTATTTGGAAAGATTATACCACAGGTAGGGAGAAGGAAAAGTTACCTCAAACCGTTCAATTAGGAATTAGCAAAAAATTAGTTAAAGCACCTTTTCGCCTGTTTTTAGTGTATGATCAATTATTAAAATGGAATTTGAATTATGTGAGTCCTATTGATACCACAGGTAAATCAAGCCAATTAAATTTTAGTCAAACATCTCAAGATTCATCAAGTTTTCAGAGATTTAAAGTAAAAGCAGGTAAATTCGGCGATAATTTTATGAGACATATTGTTATTGGAACGGAGATTGTTTTGTCGAAAAACTTTAATTTAAGAGTTGCTTATAACTACAGAAGACAAAAAGAAATGACTCTTCCCGAACGAAGAGGTTTTAATGCCTTAAGTTTTGGTTTCGGGTTTAAAGTAAAAAGGTTTGCTCTTTCTTATTCCTTTTCAAAAATGGCCTTCCCGGGCAGTGCCCATATCTTTGGCTTAACCTATGGCTGGTAA
- a CDS encoding gliding motility-associated C-terminal domain-containing protein encodes MLQYNLIPRYNCTNSKGQLTVTIQSPATPPFTVTSSPSDFSGTSATNTYTFITSNSVTPGSTFNFTIVSANNCSVITQASWDINISPSDINIATTSLNCHGDNTGAISAVFIGADPPVTWLWSNNSTNSSISGIPAGSYSVTATNSSNCSVTKVVSVTQPSIIVSTLSSTFIPCFSSTISPTITTSGGIAPFTYTVNGNPISVSPGNIATNLSAGLQSIITKDAKGCIKTNAILIDQAAQQIISSTVTSPLCPNQSNGSIHVSVNGPVAINSYSWNPGASGNATLSNIASGNYTIYLSDASNCITTSVITVPPAPSVNVVSVVKKENCSAVDGAFTLTVSGGFPPYTYTTLPVNTNGNVVTGLSSGAYKTIIMDSHACVDSTNTYIGNLSTVSLNILTITPVQCYKACNGSVLLNVQNAVLPITYSLTGFPVTTNSVISNLCAGFYLVKAVDNIGCPAFDTINFPTLAVFSYSAVTPPTICIGKYAKLSASAFGGTGALSYIWNPGSLTGATVNVEPTVTTIYSLNVYDSKGCTLPSYSVTVKVNPQISININSSNAGICPGTTAQITPTITGGDGNYSYEWLPSGSKGSSIYVESIVIPTYTLTVNDACGSPKGVKEITIKLHPFIKPVYKQENEAGCAPFCTNFINVTPNSKNAIWSFGERPFEQKGDSTFYCYEKSGKFNLRLTVTDSNYCKASYTYTNAVNVLVKPSAGFITNPTIITLNDAENVEIKNTSVNASDFKWYLNNNKLGTSKNVYYTFRDTGCYDIKLLTENENGCKDSTIRSVCVFEGFNFYMPHAFTPNNDGLNDVLLPKGTGWLYENYKFEVYNRWGHKIFSSNNVNLGWDGGLEVNPYAKDITTTDINDVYSWRVVLTDNLSKVHELQGFVTLVR; translated from the coding sequence GTGCTTCAGTATAATCTTATACCAAGATACAATTGTACAAATTCCAAAGGTCAACTAACTGTTACCATACAAAGTCCAGCAACGCCACCTTTTACTGTTACATCTTCACCATCAGATTTCAGCGGTACTTCTGCAACTAATACTTATACGTTTATAACAAGCAATTCTGTTACTCCAGGTTCAACGTTTAATTTCACAATTGTTAGTGCAAATAACTGTTCAGTAATTACTCAAGCGTCATGGGATATTAATATCAGTCCTTCAGATATTAATATTGCTACCACTTCTCTTAATTGTCACGGAGATAATACTGGCGCCATTTCTGCTGTTTTTATTGGAGCAGATCCACCAGTAACATGGTTGTGGTCGAATAATTCTACAAATTCTTCCATTTCCGGTATTCCTGCGGGTAGCTATTCTGTTACGGCTACTAATAGCTCAAATTGTTCTGTGACTAAGGTTGTGAGTGTAACGCAACCTTCAATAATTGTTAGTACACTTTCAAGTACATTCATTCCCTGTTTTAGTTCAACTATTTCACCTACCATTACTACTAGTGGTGGTATTGCGCCATTTACTTACACTGTAAACGGTAATCCAATTTCGGTTTCGCCGGGAAATATAGCAACTAATCTTTCAGCCGGTCTTCAATCTATTATTACGAAAGATGCGAAAGGATGTATAAAAACCAATGCAATTTTAATAGACCAGGCTGCGCAGCAAATTATCTCTTCCACTGTTACATCACCGCTATGTCCCAATCAATCGAATGGTAGTATTCATGTTTCTGTTAACGGACCTGTTGCAATAAACAGTTATTCATGGAATCCAGGTGCTTCTGGTAATGCAACTTTATCCAATATAGCAAGTGGTAATTATACCATTTATCTTTCTGATGCCAGTAATTGCATTACTACCAGTGTGATTACAGTTCCACCTGCACCCTCTGTTAATGTCGTTTCAGTGGTCAAAAAAGAAAATTGTAGCGCTGTAGATGGAGCGTTTACTTTAACCGTATCTGGTGGTTTCCCACCTTATACTTATACCACCTTACCGGTAAATACGAACGGCAATGTTGTAACAGGATTAAGTTCGGGGGCTTATAAAACAATAATTATGGACTCACATGCTTGTGTAGATTCAACGAATACTTATATCGGTAATTTAAGTACCGTTAGTCTAAATATTCTAACCATTACACCAGTTCAATGTTATAAAGCCTGTAATGGAAGCGTGCTTTTAAATGTTCAAAATGCTGTTCTCCCAATTACATATAGTTTAACAGGTTTTCCGGTTACAACAAATAGTGTTATTTCAAATTTATGTGCAGGATTCTATTTGGTAAAAGCTGTTGATAATATTGGTTGCCCAGCTTTCGATACTATCAATTTTCCAACACTTGCTGTATTTTCCTATTCTGCTGTTACACCTCCAACTATTTGTATTGGCAAGTACGCAAAGCTTTCTGCAAGCGCTTTCGGTGGAACCGGAGCTCTCTCTTATATTTGGAATCCAGGTTCATTAACTGGAGCTACCGTAAATGTTGAACCCACTGTAACTACAATCTATAGCCTTAATGTTTACGATTCAAAGGGCTGCACCTTACCTTCTTATTCGGTGACCGTAAAAGTCAATCCTCAAATTTCAATTAATATAAATAGTTCCAATGCGGGCATTTGTCCTGGCACAACGGCACAAATTACACCTACTATAACCGGTGGTGACGGAAACTATAGCTATGAATGGCTACCAAGCGGGAGCAAGGGTTCAAGTATTTATGTAGAAAGCATTGTGATTCCAACTTACACATTAACCGTGAATGACGCCTGTGGCTCTCCTAAAGGTGTTAAGGAAATTACAATAAAGTTACATCCTTTTATAAAGCCAGTTTACAAACAAGAGAATGAAGCGGGGTGCGCACCCTTTTGTACAAATTTTATAAACGTTACGCCGAATTCGAAAAATGCTATCTGGAGTTTTGGAGAAAGGCCATTTGAGCAGAAAGGCGATTCAACTTTTTATTGTTATGAAAAATCCGGGAAATTTAATTTACGTCTAACGGTAACCGATTCCAATTATTGCAAGGCTTCTTACACTTATACAAATGCCGTAAATGTTTTAGTAAAGCCATCTGCAGGTTTTATTACAAATCCTACAATTATCACTTTAAACGATGCAGAGAATGTGGAAATTAAAAACACCTCGGTCAATGCTTCTGATTTTAAATGGTATTTGAATAACAATAAACTCGGAACCAGTAAAAATGTCTATTATACTTTTAGAGACACTGGTTGCTACGATATTAAATTACTTACAGAAAATGAAAACGGGTGTAAAGATTCTACAATTCGAAGTGTGTGCGTATTTGAAGGGTTTAATTTTTACATGCCGCACGCTTTCACTCCCAACAATGATGGGCTGAACGATGTGTTATTACCAAAAGGAACAGGGTGGTTGTACGAAAATTATAAATTTGAAGTGTATAACCGCTGGGGACATAAAATATTTTCAAGCAACAATGTAAATTTGGGATGGGATGGGGGACTAGAAGTTAACCCATATGCAAAAGATATCACAACCACAGACATTAATGATGTTTACTCATGGAGGGTTGTTCTAACCGATAATCTTTCAAAAGTACATGAACTACAAGGCTTTGTAACCCTGGTTAGGTAA
- a CDS encoding LytR/AlgR family response regulator transcription factor, with the protein MKAIIIDDERLARQELKNLLAIHKEVEVIAECSDAIQAKEKINELKPDIIFCDIQMPGKTGLELVEEISATVDVVFITAHDEHAIKAFKLNAFDYLLKPVKAEDLAETIKKLSIKEIASRVDNDTPLTEKDMVFIKDGDKCWFVKLSDIRLFESEGNYVRVYFDNFRPLILRSLNSLETRLNEKQFFRASRKHMINMSYIASVETWFNGGLNVKLKDGKEIEISRRQAVKLKDMMSL; encoded by the coding sequence ATGAAAGCCATAATAATTGATGATGAGCGCCTTGCGCGCCAGGAATTAAAGAACCTTCTTGCTATTCATAAAGAAGTAGAAGTGATTGCAGAATGTTCTGATGCCATACAAGCTAAAGAAAAAATAAATGAATTAAAACCCGATATTATTTTTTGTGATATTCAGATGCCAGGAAAAACAGGACTTGAACTTGTAGAAGAGATCTCAGCTACTGTAGATGTTGTTTTTATAACTGCTCACGACGAACATGCCATTAAAGCTTTTAAATTAAATGCTTTTGACTACCTCTTAAAACCTGTTAAAGCTGAAGACTTAGCCGAAACGATCAAAAAATTATCAATTAAAGAAATAGCTTCCCGTGTTGATAATGATACTCCTTTGACCGAAAAAGACATGGTTTTCATTAAGGACGGAGATAAGTGTTGGTTCGTAAAGCTATCGGATATCCGTTTGTTTGAATCGGAAGGAAATTATGTTCGTGTTTATTTCGATAATTTCCGTCCCCTCATTTTGCGAAGTCTAAATAGTCTGGAAACCCGCCTAAATGAAAAACAATTTTTCAGAGCCAGTCGTAAACACATGATTAATATGAGTTACATTGCAAGCGTAGAGACTTGGTTTAATGGGGGTTTAAACGTAAAATTAAAAGACGGTAAAGAGATTGAAATTTCTCGCCGGCAGGCGGTTAAATTAAAGGACATGATGAGTTTATAA
- a CDS encoding sensor histidine kinase: protein MVKKYHIYWYCQIFGWSFYIVINSIFFGLTSESGYREYLIYFLMLPIGIGISHFYRHLLIRLHILDLKIPSQLIYIVLFSFIKGIIFFGMILALSKIFGLALADLTAVDVSVSVINFAVIFCLWNVIYFGFQYFQNYKRSEINSLRYLAASRESELNSLKAQLNPHFIFNCMNSIRALIDENPSKAKDAVTQLSNILRNTLLMDKRKEILLREEISLVKDYLNLEEIRYEERLNYDFEIDAQALNVLIPPFIVQSQVENAIKHGISKLPGKGRISIRAGVEAANLKIQVSNTGKINSEAPLTGVGFKNSIQRLDLLYGNAGNISIKEIEDLVVVEINLPLKV, encoded by the coding sequence GTGGTTAAGAAATATCATATTTATTGGTACTGTCAGATTTTTGGTTGGTCATTTTACATAGTAATCAACTCTATTTTTTTTGGATTAACTTCTGAATCTGGTTACCGCGAATACCTTATCTATTTTTTAATGCTGCCAATCGGTATCGGTATTTCACATTTTTACCGGCACCTTCTCATTCGTCTGCATATTTTGGATTTAAAAATTCCATCTCAACTTATATACATTGTTTTATTTAGTTTTATTAAAGGAATTATCTTCTTCGGGATGATATTAGCCTTATCAAAAATTTTCGGATTGGCTTTGGCAGATCTCACTGCGGTTGATGTTTCTGTTTCCGTCATAAATTTCGCAGTAATATTTTGTTTGTGGAATGTTATTTATTTTGGATTTCAGTATTTTCAAAACTATAAGCGTTCTGAAATAAACTCGCTCCGCTATCTTGCTGCCAGTAGAGAGTCCGAATTAAATAGTCTAAAAGCGCAGTTAAACCCGCATTTTATTTTTAACTGTATGAACAGTATCAGGGCTTTAATTGACGAAAATCCTTCAAAAGCTAAAGATGCTGTAACTCAGCTGTCTAATATTTTAAGGAACACTTTGTTAATGGATAAACGAAAAGAAATTTTATTAAGGGAAGAAATTTCGTTAGTAAAAGATTATCTTAATTTAGAAGAAATTCGTTACGAAGAGCGGCTGAATTACGATTTCGAAATCGATGCACAAGCTTTAAATGTACTCATACCACCCTTTATTGTGCAATCACAAGTTGAGAATGCTATCAAACATGGTATTTCTAAGCTTCCTGGTAAAGGTCGTATTTCAATACGCGCCGGTGTAGAGGCCGCAAATCTTAAAATACAAGTTTCCAACACCGGTAAAATTAATTCTGAAGCTCCGTTAACGGGAGTTGGGTTCAAAAATTCAATCCAAAGACTTGATTTATTGTACGGAAACGCCGGGAATATTTCGATAAAAGAAATAGAAGATTTGGTAGTTGTTGAGATTAATTTACCTTTGAAAGTGTAA
- a CDS encoding peptidylprolyl isomerase has translation MLKIKFFLFLAFSGFVMQGQQQVLDKVIGVVAKYPILLSDLQSSMIERDQQGLPIDKCMAFEMLVFQKLLVAQADRDSVVVGDAEIETELTRRMNYFIQQFGSEAKLEEFYGKRTNVLKDELRADIQEQLVAEKMNGKITGDAKLTPAEIRQFYNSIPEDSLPLIESEVELEQLVKKPSFSHEAKIDARETLEAYRQRVIKGEVSISTIARLYSEDPGSAKDGGRYENVGRGVMDPSFEAVAFRLKKGEISNVFETPYGYHFIQLEQRKGELVDLRHVLVMPKMSNEDFYNCKLKLDTIYEEIKSGKITFEDAVKKYSDDEETKQNAGLMINPSNASTRFDNETLSQIDKNLIATINSMQPDDMSKPMQFSTPDGKPGYRILKLKARIDPHKANLKEDYQRLSSMANQSKKKELVRDWIKKRSKITYIKLDKEFACKFENQWTINN, from the coding sequence ATGTTAAAAATAAAATTCTTTCTATTTCTTGCTTTTTCGGGTTTTGTGATGCAAGGTCAGCAACAGGTACTTGATAAAGTTATTGGTGTTGTTGCTAAATACCCAATTCTATTAAGCGATTTGCAAAGCAGTATGATTGAGCGCGATCAACAAGGCCTTCCTATAGATAAGTGTATGGCTTTTGAAATGCTTGTGTTTCAAAAACTTTTAGTGGCGCAAGCAGATAGAGATAGTGTTGTTGTTGGTGATGCTGAAATAGAGACGGAACTTACGCGCAGAATGAACTATTTTATTCAACAGTTTGGAAGTGAAGCTAAGTTGGAAGAGTTTTACGGTAAACGCACCAATGTTTTAAAAGACGAGCTCAGAGCTGATATTCAAGAACAACTTGTTGCCGAAAAAATGAACGGCAAAATTACCGGAGATGCAAAATTAACACCTGCTGAAATCAGACAATTTTATAATTCCATTCCCGAAGACAGTTTACCACTTATTGAATCAGAAGTTGAATTAGAGCAATTGGTTAAAAAACCATCTTTTAGTCACGAGGCAAAAATAGATGCCAGAGAAACTTTAGAAGCCTACCGTCAAAGGGTTATTAAAGGAGAAGTTAGTATTAGTACAATTGCCCGTTTATACAGCGAAGATCCAGGTTCCGCAAAAGACGGTGGTCGTTATGAGAATGTAGGTAGAGGTGTTATGGATCCTAGTTTTGAAGCCGTGGCCTTTCGTTTAAAAAAGGGCGAAATTTCGAATGTTTTTGAAACACCGTATGGCTATCATTTTATTCAACTCGAACAACGTAAAGGTGAGTTAGTCGATTTGCGTCACGTGCTTGTTATGCCAAAAATGAGCAACGAAGATTTTTATAATTGCAAACTAAAACTCGATACAATTTACGAGGAAATAAAATCGGGAAAAATAACTTTTGAAGATGCTGTAAAAAAATACAGTGATGATGAGGAAACAAAACAAAACGCGGGTTTAATGATTAATCCTTCAAACGCATCTACACGTTTTGATAATGAAACGTTGAGCCAGATCGACAAAAACTTGATTGCGACTATAAACAGTATGCAACCAGACGATATGAGTAAACCGATGCAATTCTCAACGCCTGACGGGAAGCCAGGTTATAGAATTTTAAAATTAAAAGCCCGTATTGATCCGCATAAAGCCAATTTGAAAGAAGATTATCAACGTCTCTCTTCAATGGCAAATCAATCTAAAAAGAAAGAGTTGGTGCGCGATTGGATTAAAAAGCGTTCAAAAATCACTTACATAAAACTCGATAAAGAGTTTGCTTGCAAATTCGAAAATCAATGGACAATCAATAATTGA